One region of Streptomyces sp. NBC_00442 genomic DNA includes:
- a CDS encoding LCP family protein gives MTEQGTRTSRIRGAGKRRKQLSGRRRALRIAAWSAAGVVLVGGGGLGYVYFKLNGNLKGVDINAQLGTERPQNVDNGSEDILVLGSDSRAGANKEYGADEGGARSDTAMIIHVYQGHKSASVVSIPRDALITRPSCTTENGKSDPGAKRQMFNTAYEVGGPACAVKTVEQMSGIRMDHYIEVDFTGFKKLIDQLGGVPVTTNKPIKDDKSHLDLPAGKHTLNGEQSLGLVRTRHGVVGDGSDLGRIQLQQAFIKALIGQVKSVGVFSNPAKLYGLADAATKAITTDSELSSVNSLIGFASGLKGLDASNVKMITLPVQYDKLDPNRVSPLEEQSRQVWDALSKDQPIPASATADSAGDKGTAGGYVAGQ, from the coding sequence ATGACCGAGCAGGGCACACGCACCAGCCGAATACGCGGGGCCGGCAAGCGCCGCAAGCAGCTCAGCGGGCGCCGTCGCGCCCTGCGGATAGCCGCGTGGAGTGCGGCCGGCGTGGTGCTCGTCGGCGGGGGCGGACTCGGCTACGTGTACTTCAAGCTCAACGGCAACCTCAAGGGCGTCGACATCAACGCCCAGCTCGGCACCGAGCGCCCGCAGAACGTCGACAACGGCTCGGAGGACATCCTGGTCCTCGGCTCCGACTCGCGGGCCGGAGCCAACAAGGAGTACGGCGCGGACGAGGGCGGCGCCCGGTCCGACACCGCGATGATCATCCACGTCTACCAGGGCCACAAGAGCGCGAGCGTGGTCTCGATCCCGCGTGACGCCCTGATCACCCGCCCCTCCTGCACCACGGAGAACGGCAAGAGCGACCCCGGCGCCAAGCGCCAGATGTTCAACACGGCGTACGAGGTCGGGGGCCCGGCCTGTGCGGTCAAGACCGTCGAGCAGATGTCCGGCATCCGCATGGACCACTACATCGAGGTCGACTTCACCGGCTTCAAGAAGCTGATCGACCAGCTCGGCGGGGTGCCCGTCACCACGAACAAGCCGATCAAGGACGACAAGAGCCACCTCGACCTGCCGGCCGGCAAGCACACCCTCAACGGCGAGCAGTCGCTCGGGCTCGTCCGGACCCGCCACGGCGTGGTCGGCGACGGCAGCGACCTCGGCCGCATCCAGCTCCAGCAGGCCTTCATCAAGGCGCTGATCGGGCAGGTCAAGAGCGTGGGCGTGTTCAGCAACCCGGCCAAGCTGTACGGCCTCGCCGACGCGGCCACCAAGGCGATCACCACCGACTCGGAGCTCAGCTCGGTCAACTCACTGATCGGCTTCGCGAGCGGCCTCAAGGGCCTGGACGCCTCCAACGTCAAGATGATCACGCTGCCGGTGCAGTACGACAAGCTCGACCCCAACCGCGTCAGCCCCCTCGAAGAGCAGTCCCGGCAGGTCTGGGACGCCCTCTCCAAGGATCAGCCGATCCCGGCGTCCGCGACCGCCGACTCGGCGGGCGACAAGGGCACCGCGGGCGGCTACGTGGCCGGCCAGTAG
- the rpmE gene encoding 50S ribosomal protein L31, translating into MKRDIHPEYVETQVSCTCGAAFTTRSTIDGGSIRAEICSECHPFYTGKQKIMDTGGRVARFEARFGKAAAGSAQK; encoded by the coding sequence TTGAAGCGCGACATCCACCCCGAGTACGTCGAGACCCAGGTCAGCTGCACCTGTGGCGCGGCTTTCACCACCCGTAGCACGATCGACGGCGGCTCCATCCGCGCCGAAATCTGCTCCGAGTGCCACCCGTTCTACACGGGCAAGCAGAAGATCATGGACACCGGTGGCCGCGTGGCCCGCTTCGAGGCCCGCTTCGGCAAGGCCGCTGCCGGCTCCGCCCAGAAGTAG
- the prmC gene encoding peptide chain release factor N(5)-glutamine methyltransferase produces the protein MQQNSGGRPPGPRSVLLAEVAQATQRLADAGVPSPRFDAEELAAHIHGVKRGELHNVKDVDFDARYWEAIARREAREPLQHITGRAFFRYLELHVGPGVFVPRPETESVVGWAIDAVRAMDVVEPLIVDLCTGSGAIALAMAQEVPRSRVHAVELSEDALAWTRKNVEGSRVVLHQGDALTALPELDGQVDLVISNPPYIPLTEWEYVAPEARDHDPELALFSGEDGLDTIRGIERTAHRLLRPGGLVVIEHADTQGGQVPWIFNEEAGWADAADHPDLNNRPRFATARKATP, from the coding sequence GTGCAGCAAAACTCTGGGGGGCGACCCCCAGGCCCCCGAAGCGTGCTGCTTGCCGAGGTGGCCCAGGCCACCCAGCGGCTGGCCGACGCCGGTGTACCCTCGCCGCGCTTCGACGCGGAGGAGCTCGCCGCGCACATCCACGGGGTGAAGCGGGGAGAGCTGCACAACGTCAAGGACGTCGATTTCGACGCCCGCTACTGGGAGGCGATCGCCCGCCGCGAGGCGCGTGAGCCGCTCCAGCACATCACCGGCCGCGCCTTCTTCCGCTACCTCGAACTCCACGTCGGACCAGGGGTGTTCGTGCCCCGCCCCGAGACGGAGTCCGTGGTCGGCTGGGCCATAGACGCCGTCCGCGCGATGGACGTCGTGGAGCCGCTCATCGTCGACCTGTGCACCGGCTCGGGCGCCATCGCGCTCGCCATGGCGCAGGAGGTCCCGCGCTCCCGCGTGCACGCCGTGGAGCTGTCCGAGGACGCCCTGGCATGGACGCGGAAGAACGTCGAGGGGTCCCGCGTCGTTCTCCACCAGGGCGACGCGCTCACCGCGCTGCCCGAGCTCGACGGCCAGGTCGACCTGGTCATCTCGAACCCGCCGTACATCCCGCTCACCGAGTGGGAGTACGTCGCCCCCGAGGCGCGCGACCACGACCCCGAGCTCGCGCTGTTCTCCGGTGAGGACGGCCTCGACACCATCCGGGGCATCGAACGCACCGCGCACCGCCTCCTGCGGCCCGGCGGGCTCGTCGTCATCGAGCACGCCGACACCCAGGGCGGCCAAGTGCCGTGGATCTTCAACGAGGAGGCCGGCTGGGCGGACGCGGCCGACCACCCCGACCTGAACAACCGCCCGCGCTTCGCCACGGCCCGCAAGGCCACCCCGTGA
- the thrB gene encoding homoserine kinase, whose translation MAGPAFRAAAVRVRVPATSANLGPGFDSLGLSLGLYDDVVVRVADSGLHVDIAGEGAQTLPRDESHLLVRSLRTAFDLLGGQPRGLEVVCANRIPHGRGLGSSSAAICAGIVAARAVTIGGDARLDDAALLELATEIEGHPDNVAACLLGGFTLSWMDGGAARAIRMDPARSVVPVVFVPGKAVLTETARGLLPRTVPHVDAAANAGRAALLVEALTRRPELLLAATEDRLHQEYRAPAMPESVALVNRLRADGVPAVISGAGPTVLALVEDGAADKVARLAGEGWAANRLSLDAAGASVLPLGS comes from the coding sequence ATGGCCGGTCCCGCATTCCGCGCCGCCGCCGTACGGGTGCGCGTCCCCGCCACCAGTGCCAACCTCGGCCCGGGTTTCGACTCCCTCGGCCTGTCACTGGGGCTCTACGACGACGTGGTCGTCCGCGTCGCCGACTCCGGCCTGCACGTCGACATCGCGGGCGAGGGCGCCCAGACGCTGCCCCGCGACGAGAGCCACCTGCTCGTACGGTCCCTGCGCACCGCGTTCGACCTGCTCGGCGGGCAGCCGCGCGGCCTCGAGGTCGTCTGCGCCAACCGGATCCCGCACGGCCGCGGCCTCGGCTCGTCCTCCGCCGCCATCTGCGCCGGCATCGTCGCCGCGCGCGCCGTGACGATAGGCGGCGACGCCCGGCTCGACGACGCGGCCCTGCTGGAGCTCGCGACCGAGATCGAGGGCCACCCCGACAACGTGGCCGCCTGTCTGCTCGGCGGATTCACGCTGTCCTGGATGGACGGGGGAGCCGCCCGCGCGATCCGGATGGACCCGGCGCGGTCCGTGGTTCCGGTGGTCTTCGTACCGGGAAAGGCGGTCCTGACGGAGACGGCCCGCGGGCTGCTCCCGCGCACCGTGCCGCACGTCGACGCCGCGGCCAACGCCGGTCGCGCGGCCCTGCTCGTGGAGGCCCTGACCAGGCGTCCCGAGCTGCTGCTCGCGGCCACCGAGGACCGGCTCCACCAGGAGTACCGCGCACCGGCGATGCCGGAGAGCGTGGCACTGGTCAACCGGCTGCGCGCGGACGGTGTCCCCGCGGTCATCTCCGGCGCGGGGCCCACGGTGCTCGCGCTGGTCGAGGACGGTGCGGCCGACAAGGTCGCACGCCTTGCGGGGGAGGGGTGGGCCGCCAATCGGCTCAGTCTCGACGCCGCGGGTGCGAGCGTCCTGCCGCTCGGGTCCTAG
- the rho gene encoding transcription termination factor Rho, translating into MSDTTDLMGVTADNSVDNAAPAAGAASGTTARRRRSGTGLDGMVLAELQQVASGLGIRGTARMRKSQLIEVIKEAQAGGGASQALSGSGGGSAAPAKASASSAAAETKPKRRATSKARTGDEAAAPAAEKQAAQQQIDIPGQPSAKASDQSAGDEQPAGERRRRRATAPSGSPESASAAVETVTKTEAKADVRTEPKETEGKAAEAVDSAEGRRERRDRGERGDRGERRDRQQRGERGGDRGERGDRGDRQRGDRGKADDQQGGQRQQRQGGQQQGQQQNNNNGPQDDFDDDGSRRGRRGRYRDRRGRRGGRDEFGAEPQVADDDVLIPVAGILDILDNYAFIRTSGYLPGPNDVYVSLAQVRKNGLRKGDHVTGAVRQPKDGERREKFNALVRLDSSNGMAADSGRGRPEFNKLTPLYPQDRLRLETDPGVLTTRIIDLVSPIGKGQRGLIVAPPKTGKTMIMQAVANAITHNNPECHLMVVLVDERPEEVTDMQRSVKGEVISSTFDRPAEDHTTVAELAIERAKRLVELGHDVVVLLDSITRLGRAYNLAAPASGRILSGGVDSTALYPPKRFFGAARNIEDGGSLTILATALVETGSRMDEVIFEEFKGTGNMELKLDRKLADKRIFPAVDVDASGTRKEEILLGSDELAVVWKLRRVLHALDQQQAIELLLDKMKQTKSNAEFLLQIQKTTPGPGNGND; encoded by the coding sequence GTGAGCGACACCACCGATCTGATGGGCGTGACTGCCGACAACTCTGTCGACAATGCCGCGCCCGCCGCAGGTGCTGCCTCTGGCACCACCGCACGGCGCCGCCGCTCCGGCACCGGCCTCGACGGCATGGTCCTGGCCGAGCTGCAGCAGGTCGCGTCCGGCCTCGGCATCAGGGGCACCGCGCGCATGCGCAAGAGCCAGCTGATCGAGGTCATCAAGGAGGCGCAGGCCGGTGGGGGCGCCTCCCAGGCCCTTTCGGGCTCTGGGGGAGGTTCCGCGGCTCCGGCCAAGGCCTCCGCGTCGTCCGCCGCCGCCGAGACCAAGCCGAAGCGCCGCGCCACCTCCAAGGCCCGTACGGGCGACGAGGCCGCCGCTCCCGCCGCCGAGAAGCAGGCCGCGCAGCAGCAGATCGACATTCCGGGCCAGCCCTCCGCCAAGGCCTCCGACCAGAGCGCCGGCGACGAGCAGCCCGCGGGCGAGCGCCGCCGCCGTCGTGCCACCGCGCCGTCCGGCAGCCCCGAGTCCGCCTCGGCGGCGGTCGAGACCGTCACCAAGACGGAGGCCAAGGCCGACGTCAGGACCGAGCCCAAGGAGACCGAGGGCAAGGCCGCCGAGGCCGTCGACAGCGCCGAGGGCCGCCGGGAGCGCCGCGACCGCGGTGAGCGCGGCGACCGTGGCGAGCGCCGGGACCGTCAGCAGCGCGGTGAGCGCGGCGGCGACCGCGGCGAGCGTGGCGACCGCGGTGACCGCCAGCGCGGCGACCGCGGCAAGGCCGACGACCAGCAGGGCGGCCAGCGCCAGCAGCGCCAGGGCGGCCAGCAGCAGGGTCAGCAGCAGAACAACAACAACGGCCCGCAGGACGACTTCGACGACGACGGCAGCCGTCGTGGCCGTCGCGGACGCTACCGCGACCGCCGTGGCCGCCGCGGTGGCCGCGACGAGTTCGGCGCGGAGCCGCAGGTCGCCGACGACGACGTCCTGATCCCCGTCGCGGGCATCCTCGACATCCTCGACAACTACGCGTTCATCCGGACCTCCGGCTACCTGCCGGGCCCGAACGACGTGTACGTCTCGCTCGCCCAGGTCCGCAAGAACGGCCTGCGCAAGGGTGACCACGTCACCGGTGCCGTGCGCCAGCCCAAGGACGGCGAGCGCCGCGAGAAGTTCAACGCCCTGGTGCGTCTGGACTCCTCCAACGGCATGGCCGCCGACTCGGGCCGCGGTCGCCCCGAGTTCAACAAGCTGACCCCGCTGTACCCCCAGGACCGGCTCCGTCTGGAGACCGACCCGGGCGTCCTGACCACGCGGATCATCGACCTCGTGTCGCCGATCGGCAAGGGCCAGCGAGGCCTGATCGTGGCCCCGCCGAAGACCGGCAAGACCATGATCATGCAGGCGGTCGCCAACGCGATCACCCACAACAACCCCGAGTGCCACCTGATGGTCGTCCTGGTCGACGAGCGTCCGGAAGAGGTCACCGACATGCAGCGGTCGGTGAAGGGCGAGGTCATCTCCTCGACCTTCGACCGTCCCGCCGAGGACCACACCACCGTCGCCGAGCTGGCCATCGAGCGCGCCAAGCGTCTCGTGGAGCTCGGGCACGACGTGGTCGTGCTGCTCGACTCGATCACTCGTCTGGGCCGTGCGTACAACCTGGCGGCCCCGGCCTCCGGCCGCATCCTGTCCGGTGGTGTCGACTCGACCGCGCTCTACCCGCCGAAGCGCTTCTTCGGCGCCGCGCGCAACATCGAGGACGGCGGCTCGCTGACCATCCTCGCCACCGCGCTCGTGGAGACCGGCTCGCGCATGGACGAGGTGATCTTCGAGGAGTTCAAGGGCACCGGCAACATGGAGCTCAAGCTCGACCGCAAGCTCGCCGACAAGCGCATCTTCCCGGCGGTGGACGTGGACGCGTCCGGCACCCGTAAGGAAGAGATCCTTCTCGGCAGCGACGAGCTCGCGGTCGTCTGGAAGCTGCGCCGGGTGCTGCACGCCCTCGACCAGCAGCAGGCCATCGAGCTGCTCCTCGACAAGATGAAGCAGACGAAGTCGAACGCCGAGTTCCTGCTCCAGATCCAGAAGACGACTCCGGGTCCCGGTAACGGCAACGACTAG
- the thrC gene encoding threonine synthase, whose protein sequence is MTHQWRGIIEEYRDRLPVSATTPVVSLREGGTPLVPAQVLSERTGCEVHLKVEGANPTGSFKDRGMTMAITRAKEEGAKAVICASTGNTSASAAAYAVRAGMVCAVLVPQGKIALGKMGQALIHGAKILQVDGNFDDCLTLARSLSDNYPVALVNSVNPVRIEGQKTAAFEIVDALGDAPDIHVLPVGNAGNITAYWKGYKEYAADSISTHTPRMWGFQASGSAPIVRGEVVKDPSTIATAIRIGNPASWQFALAARDESGGFIDEVTDREILRAYRLLASQEGVFVEPASAASVAGLLKAAERGLVDPGQKIVCTVTGNGLKDPDWAVAGAPQPVTVPVDAAAAAERLGLA, encoded by the coding sequence ATGACCCACCAGTGGCGCGGAATCATCGAGGAGTACCGGGACCGGCTCCCCGTCTCCGCTACGACGCCGGTCGTCAGCCTCCGCGAGGGCGGTACGCCGCTCGTGCCCGCGCAGGTGCTCTCCGAGCGCACGGGCTGCGAGGTCCACCTCAAGGTCGAGGGCGCCAACCCGACCGGGTCCTTCAAGGACCGCGGCATGACCATGGCGATCACCCGCGCGAAGGAGGAGGGCGCCAAGGCGGTCATCTGCGCCTCCACCGGCAACACCTCCGCCTCGGCCGCCGCCTACGCGGTGCGGGCCGGCATGGTGTGCGCGGTCCTCGTGCCGCAGGGCAAGATCGCGCTCGGCAAGATGGGCCAGGCCCTCATCCACGGCGCCAAGATCCTCCAGGTCGACGGCAACTTCGACGACTGCCTCACGCTGGCCCGCTCGCTCTCCGACAACTACCCGGTGGCGCTGGTCAATTCGGTCAACCCGGTACGCATCGAGGGCCAGAAGACCGCCGCGTTCGAGATCGTGGACGCCCTCGGCGACGCCCCCGACATCCACGTACTGCCCGTGGGGAACGCCGGCAACATCACGGCGTACTGGAAGGGCTACAAGGAGTACGCCGCCGACAGCATCTCGACGCACACCCCGCGTATGTGGGGCTTCCAGGCGTCGGGCTCGGCGCCGATCGTGCGCGGCGAGGTCGTCAAGGACCCCTCGACGATCGCCACCGCCATCCGCATCGGCAACCCCGCCTCGTGGCAGTTCGCGCTCGCCGCGCGGGACGAATCCGGCGGGTTCATCGACGAAGTGACGGACCGTGAGATCCTGCGCGCCTACCGGCTGCTGGCCTCGCAGGAGGGCGTCTTCGTGGAGCCCGCGTCGGCGGCTTCGGTCGCCGGTCTGCTCAAGGCCGCCGAGCGCGGTCTCGTCGACCCGGGCCAGAAGATCGTGTGCACGGTGACCGGAAACGGCCTCAAGGACCCCGACTGGGCCGTCGCCGGAGCCCCGCAGCCCGTCACCGTCCCGGTCGACGCGGCCGCCGCCGCCGAGCGCCTCGGCCTCGCCTGA
- the prfA gene encoding peptide chain release factor 1 has protein sequence MFEAVEDLIGEHADLETKLADPSVHADQANARKLNKRYAELTPIVGTYRAWKQTGEDIETAREFAADDPDFVAEVKDLTAQRERLTEKLRLLLVPRDPSDDKDVLLEIKAGAGGDESALFAGDLLRMYLRYAERVGWKTEIIDSTESDQGGYKDVQVAVKTKGGNGATEPGQGVWARMKYEGGVHRVQRVPATESAGRIHTSAAGVLVTPEAEEVDVEINMNDLRIDVYRSSGPGGQSVNTTDSAVRITHVPTGVVASCQNEKSQLQNKEQAMRILRSRLLAAAQEAAEQEAADARRSQVRTVDRSEKIRTYNFPENRISDHRVGFKAYNLDQVLDGDLDAMIQACVDADSAAKLAAAQ, from the coding sequence ATGTTCGAAGCGGTCGAGGACCTGATCGGCGAGCACGCCGATCTCGAGACGAAGCTCGCCGACCCTTCGGTCCACGCCGATCAGGCCAACGCGCGCAAGCTGAACAAGCGCTACGCCGAGCTCACGCCGATCGTCGGGACCTACCGCGCCTGGAAGCAGACCGGCGAGGACATCGAGACGGCCCGCGAGTTCGCGGCCGACGACCCGGACTTCGTCGCCGAGGTCAAGGACCTGACCGCGCAGCGCGAGCGGCTCACCGAGAAGCTCCGCCTGCTCCTCGTCCCGCGCGACCCGAGCGACGACAAGGACGTGCTCCTGGAGATCAAGGCGGGTGCGGGCGGCGACGAGTCGGCCCTGTTCGCCGGTGACCTCCTGCGCATGTACCTGCGCTACGCCGAGCGCGTCGGCTGGAAGACCGAGATCATCGACTCCACCGAGTCCGACCAGGGCGGCTACAAGGACGTCCAGGTCGCCGTGAAGACCAAGGGCGGCAACGGCGCGACCGAGCCCGGCCAGGGCGTGTGGGCACGGATGAAGTACGAGGGCGGCGTGCACCGCGTGCAGCGCGTGCCGGCCACCGAGTCGGCCGGCCGCATCCACACCTCCGCCGCCGGCGTGCTCGTCACGCCCGAGGCCGAGGAGGTCGACGTCGAGATCAACATGAACGACCTCCGCATCGACGTGTACCGCTCCTCGGGCCCCGGCGGCCAGTCCGTCAACACGACCGACTCCGCGGTGCGCATCACGCACGTCCCCACCGGCGTCGTCGCCTCCTGCCAGAACGAGAAGAGCCAGCTCCAGAACAAGGAGCAGGCCATGCGCATCCTGCGCTCCCGGCTGCTCGCCGCCGCCCAGGAGGCCGCCGAGCAGGAGGCCGCGGACGCCCGCCGCAGCCAGGTGCGCACCGTCGACCGCTCCGAGAAGATCCGGACGTACAACTTCCCGGAAAACCGCATCTCGGACCACCGCGTCGGCTTCAAGGCGTACAACTTGGACCAGGTCCTCGACGGCGACCTGGACGCGATGATCCAGGCCTGCGTCGACGCGGACTCCGCCGCCAAGCTCGCGGCCGCCCAGTAA
- a CDS encoding arsenate reductase/protein-tyrosine-phosphatase family protein codes for MTAPEGRGIGTVRPAGNSFRILHVSTGNVCRSPITERLTRHALSDRLGDPFTGGLVVESAGTWGHEGAPMEANAAAVLADFGADATGFTGRELLDEHVITADLVLTATRDHRAQVISMGHSAGLRTFTLKEFTRLVRAIDPATLPDPLQEGMVERARALVRAAAALRGWLLAPSAEADEVNDPYGAPITFFRSIGDEINQALDPVVTALTGVPTHH; via the coding sequence TTGACCGCCCCTGAGGGGCGTGGCATAGGCACGGTTCGCCCTGCGGGGAACTCGTTCCGCATCCTCCACGTCAGCACCGGCAACGTCTGCCGCTCGCCGATCACCGAGCGGCTGACGCGCCATGCCCTGAGCGACCGCCTCGGCGATCCGTTCACGGGCGGCCTCGTCGTGGAGAGCGCCGGGACCTGGGGACACGAGGGCGCCCCGATGGAGGCCAACGCCGCCGCCGTCCTCGCCGACTTCGGGGCGGACGCCACCGGCTTCACCGGGCGCGAGCTCCTCGACGAGCACGTCATCACCGCCGACCTGGTCCTCACCGCGACCCGGGACCACCGCGCGCAGGTCATCTCGATGGGCCACTCGGCGGGCCTGCGCACCTTCACCCTGAAGGAGTTCACCCGTCTCGTACGGGCCATAGACCCGGCCACCCTGCCCGACCCCCTCCAGGAGGGCATGGTCGAGCGGGCGAGGGCCCTGGTGCGGGCCGCGGCCGCGCTGCGCGGCTGGCTCCTCGCGCCCAGCGCCGAGGCCGACGAGGTCAACGATCCCTACGGCGCCCCCATCACCTTCTTCCGTTCCATCGGCGACGAGATCAACCAGGCCCTCGACCCGGTCGTCACCGCGCTGACGGGCGTGCCCACCCACCACTGA
- a CDS encoding L-threonylcarbamoyladenylate synthase, whose translation MARRYDCNDATDRATGLREAASAVRRGELVVLPTDTVYGIGADAFSAQACSDLLDAKGRGRNMPTPVLIGSPNTLHGLVTDFTEQAWELVDAFWPGALTLVTRHQPSLQWDLGDTRGTVAIRMPLHPVAIELLTEVGPMAVSSANLTGHPSPEDCDAAQGMLGDSVSVYLDGGPTPGIVPSSIVDVTGKVPVLLRAGALDADELRKVVPDLEVAN comes from the coding sequence ATGGCTCGGCGATACGACTGCAACGACGCGACCGACCGCGCGACCGGTCTGCGCGAAGCCGCGTCCGCCGTCCGACGCGGCGAGCTCGTGGTGCTGCCGACGGACACCGTGTACGGGATCGGCGCCGACGCGTTCAGCGCGCAGGCCTGCTCGGACCTGCTCGACGCCAAGGGCCGGGGTCGCAACATGCCCACCCCCGTCCTCATCGGCTCGCCGAACACCCTGCACGGCCTGGTCACCGACTTCACCGAGCAGGCGTGGGAGCTCGTCGACGCGTTCTGGCCCGGCGCCCTGACACTGGTCACGCGCCACCAGCCGTCCCTGCAGTGGGACCTCGGCGACACCCGGGGCACCGTCGCCATCCGGATGCCGCTGCACCCGGTCGCCATCGAGCTGCTCACCGAGGTCGGCCCCATGGCCGTGTCCTCCGCCAACCTCACCGGCCACCCCTCGCCGGAGGACTGCGACGCCGCCCAGGGCATGCTCGGCGACTCCGTCTCGGTGTACCTGGACGGCGGCCCGACCCCGGGCATCGTCCCCTCCTCCATCGTCGACGTGACCGGCAAGGTCCCGGTGCTGCTGCGTGCGGGCGCGCTCGACGCGGACGAGCTGCGCAAGGTGGTACCCGATCTTGAGGTGGCCAATTGA
- the glyA gene encoding serine hydroxymethyltransferase produces the protein MSVTSAVGTELAGLDAVRRQDPDMADVLLGEAERQATSLQLIAAENFTSPAVRAALGSQLGNKYAEGYPGARHHGGCEVVDVAERIAVERAKALFGADHANVQSHSGTSAMLAAYAALLRPGDTVLAMGLPHGGHLTHGSPANFSGRWFDFVGYGVEPDTGLIDYGDVWDLAVEHRPRAIVCGSIAYPRHPDYRAFREIADDVGAYLIADAAHPMGLVAGGAAPSPVPYADVVCATTHKVLRGPRGGLILCGADLAARIDRAVFPFTQGGAQMHTIAAKAIAFGEASTPAFTAYAHQVVANARILAEGLLAEGFGVATGGTDTHLVLADPAPFGVDGRTARGRLAGAGLVLDSCALPGADARGIRLGTAAVTTQGMGETEMARIAVLFAMAMREDPGARAEVRELAERFPPP, from the coding sequence ATGTCCGTCACCTCCGCAGTTGGCACCGAACTCGCGGGGCTCGACGCCGTAAGGCGGCAGGACCCCGACATGGCCGACGTGCTGCTCGGCGAGGCCGAGCGCCAGGCCACCTCGCTCCAGCTGATCGCCGCCGAGAACTTCACCTCGCCGGCCGTGCGCGCCGCCCTCGGCTCGCAGCTGGGCAACAAGTACGCCGAGGGCTACCCCGGTGCCCGCCACCACGGCGGCTGCGAGGTCGTGGACGTCGCCGAGCGCATCGCCGTCGAACGCGCCAAAGCCCTGTTCGGGGCGGATCACGCCAACGTGCAGTCGCATTCGGGTACTTCGGCGATGCTCGCGGCCTACGCGGCGCTCCTGAGGCCCGGGGACACCGTCCTGGCGATGGGCCTTCCGCACGGCGGACACCTCACGCACGGCTCGCCCGCCAACTTCTCGGGGCGCTGGTTCGACTTCGTCGGGTACGGCGTCGAGCCGGACACCGGGCTCATCGACTACGGCGATGTGTGGGACCTGGCGGTCGAGCACCGGCCGAGGGCGATCGTGTGCGGTTCCATCGCATACCCCCGCCACCCGGACTACCGCGCGTTCCGGGAGATCGCGGACGACGTGGGCGCCTACCTCATCGCCGACGCCGCGCACCCCATGGGTCTGGTCGCCGGGGGAGCGGCGCCGAGCCCGGTCCCGTACGCCGACGTCGTGTGCGCCACCACCCACAAGGTGCTGCGCGGACCGCGCGGCGGCCTGATCCTGTGCGGCGCCGACCTCGCCGCGCGCATCGACCGCGCGGTCTTCCCCTTCACGCAGGGCGGCGCCCAGATGCACACGATCGCCGCCAAGGCCATCGCGTTCGGCGAGGCGTCCACCCCCGCGTTCACGGCGTACGCGCACCAGGTGGTCGCCAATGCGCGCATCCTCGCCGAGGGACTGCTCGCCGAGGGATTCGGGGTGGCCACCGGCGGCACCGACACCCACCTCGTGCTCGCCGACCCGGCGCCGTTCGGCGTCGACGGCCGCACCGCGCGCGGCCGCCTCGCGGGTGCGGGGCTCGTCCTGGACAGCTGCGCCCTGCCGGGCGCGGACGCCCGCGGCATCCGCCTGGGCACCGCGGCCGTCACCACCCAGGGCATGGGGGAGACGGAGATGGCGAGAATCGCGGTGCTGTTCGCGATGGCGATGCGGGAGGATCCGGGGGCGCGGGCAGAAGTGCGGGAGCTGGCGGAGAGGTTCCCTCCTCCTTAA